From one Lotus japonicus ecotype B-129 chromosome 3, LjGifu_v1.2 genomic stretch:
- the LOC130749097 gene encoding uncharacterized protein LOC130749097 — protein MDSSEGLKKKPDTIFVYERRRKGTNSKKRLSLLYSKIANLNQVSTLPSESSVAKNDGSREIGDDGSYFECELCNDGGELLCCDACPRTYHLECLGLKSVPPEKEWLCPNCSELSMPKKHLKSSKKDISSKKVKAGSCSSGSKNKKQSN, from the exons ATGGACTCATCTGAGGGGTTAAAAAAGAAGCCAGACACTATTTTTGTgtatgaaagaagaagaaaaggcaCTAACTCTAAAAAAAGATTGTCGCTGCTGTACAGTAAAATAGCAAATCTCAATCAAGTCAGTACCTTACCTTCAGAATCTTCTGTGGCTAAAAATGATGGATCAcgtgaaattggagatgatggc AGTTACTTTGAATGCGAGCTGTGCAATGATGGAGGAGAATTGCTCTGCTGTGATGCTTGCCCTCGAACTTATCACTTGGAATGCCTTGGTCTTAAA TCTGTTCCTCCTGAAAAAGAATGGCTATGCCCAAACTGCTCTGAGCTTTCAATGCCCAAGAAACATTTGAAGAGCTCCAAAAAAGACATCTCATCTAAGAAAGTCAAAGCTGGTTCTTGCTCCTCAGGATCAAAGAACAAGAAGCAATCAAATTAA